A single window of Nicotiana sylvestris chromosome 3, ASM39365v2, whole genome shotgun sequence DNA harbors:
- the LOC104237112 gene encoding DEAD-box ATP-dependent RNA helicase 3, chloroplastic: MACSSSIIGVPSIYQTNPSRRPIPTPLLSLPYSNEKSHFINVRLRHASLVASAVVTPNSSVLSEEAFKGIGGFGKDSLNVSSEPEYDSESEVEDDDESGTEDELAISKLGLPQRLADSLEKRGITHLFPIQRAVLVPALEGQDIIARAKTGTGKTLAFGIPVLKKLSGDEEMRNTLRRGRLPKILVLAPTRELAKQVEKEMKESAPYLNTVCIYGGVSYATQQNALTRGVDVVVGTPGRLIDLINNNTLKLGEVEYLVLDEADQMLAVGFEEDVEVILEKLPSQRQSMLFSATMPGWVKKLARKYLNNPLTIDLVGDQEEKLAEGIKLYALLTTATSKRTILSDLVTVYAKGGKTIVFTQTKRDADEVSMALSNSISSEALHGDISQHQRERTLNGFRQGKFTVLVATDVASRGLDIPNVDLVIHYELPNDPETFVHRSGRTGRAGKEGNAILMYTGNQRRTVRSLERDVGCKFEFVSPPSVKEVLESSAEHVVATLNGVHPESVEYFTPTAQQLMEQQGVNALAAALALLGGFSKPPSSRSLITHEQGWTTLQLTRDSVNSRGFLSARSVTGFLADVYPPAADEVGKIHVIADERVQGAVFDLPEEIAADLLNQELPPGNTISKITKLPALQDDGPASDFYGKFSSNSRGARGGLRDRRGRNSRGLSSGRFSDNDDDNWGNDFRPRGGRTRRGGSDWLIGGDRRTSRPSSGGSRDRFGGACFSCGRSGHRASECPNKRDY, from the exons ATGGCCTGTTCTTCTTCCATTATAGGAGTCCCCTCCATATACCAAACCAACCCTTCACGAAGACCTATCCCTACCCCACTTTTATCCCTTCCTTACTCCAATGAAAAATCCCATTTTATTAATGTTCGTCTCAGACATGCTTCTCTTGTGGCTTCTGCTGTGGTAACTCCAAATTCTTCAGTTCTTAGTGAAGAAGCGTTCAAGGGAATTGGGGGTTTTGGGAAAGACTCTCTGAATGTTAGCAGCGAACCTGAATACGATTCTGAGTCTGAGGTGGAGGATGATGATGAGTCAGGAACTGAGGATGAACTTGCTATTTCTAAACTGGGTTTACCTCAGAGACTTGCTGACTCTCTTGAGAAACGTGGAATTACTCATCTTTTCCCTATTCAG AGAGCTGTTCTAGTGCCGGCACTGGAAGGCCAGGATATAATTGCTCGTGCAAAGACAGGAACAGGGAAGACACTTGCCTTTGGTATTCCAGTATTGAAAAAGCTTAGTGGAGATGAAGAAATGAGAAATACTCTGAG GCGTGGGCGGCTTCCCAAAATTCTGGTACTTGCACCTACTCGAGAGTTAGCCAAGCAAGTAGAGAAGGAAATGAAAGAGTCGGCACCATACTTGAACACTGTCTGCATATATGGAGGTGTTTCTTATGCTACACAGCAAAATGCACTGACCCGTGGGGTTGATGTTGTTGTTGGAACTCCAGGTAGACTTATTGACCTAATAAACAATAACACCTTGAAACTGGGGGAGGTGGAATATTTGGTCCTCGACGAGGCTGATCAAATGCTCGCAGTTGGATTTGAGGAAGATGTGGAAGttattttggaaaaacttccATCACAGAGGCAGAGCATGCTTTTCTCGGCCACCATGCCTGGCTGGGTAAAGAAACTGGCTAGGAAGTATTTGAACAATCCCTTGACAATTGACTTG GTTGGTGATCAAGAGGAAAAGCTGGCAGAGGGGATCAAGCTTTATGCTCTATTAACTACAGCAACATCAAAACGAACCATACTCAGTGATCTTGTTACG GTTTATGCAAAGGGTGGAAAGACAATTGTTTTCACACAGACAAAGCGAGATGCTGATGAGGTCTCAATGGCATTATCAAACAGCATTTCTTCTGAGGCACTGCATGGCGACATTTCTCAACATCAGAGGGAAAGAACTCTAAATGGGTTTAGGCAAGGAAAATTCACAGTGCTAGTTGCGACTGACGTTGCATCTCGTGGTCTTGATATACCGAATGTTGACTTA GTAATCCATTACGAACTGCCCAATGATCCAGAGACTTTTGTTCATCGCTCTGGTCGAACAGGACGTGCTGGAAAAGAAGGCAATGCTATTCTGATGTACACAGGTAATCAAAGGCGAACTGTCAGATCTCTCGAACGTGATGTTGGGTGCAAATTTGAGTTCGTTAGTCCTCCATCTGTTAAAGAGGTTTTGGAGTCATCAGCTGAGCATGTGGTGGCTACACTTAATGGTGTTCATCCCGAATCTGTTGAGTATTTCACTCCAACTGCGCAACAGTTGATGGAGCAACAAGGAGTAAATGCCCTTGCTGCTGCACTTGCTCTTTTGGGTGGGTTTTCCAAACCGCCATCTTCTCGATCTCTAATAACTCATGAGCAG GGGTGGACAACATTGCAGCTGACACGTGATTCTGTAAATTCCAGAGGATTCCTGTCGGCAAGATCGGTTACTGGTTTCCTCGCTGATGTTTATCCACCCGCTGCTGATGAAGTTGGCAAAATTCACGTAATTGCAGATGAAAGG GTTCAGGGGGCTGTGTTTGATCTTCCTGAGGAGATTGCAGCAGATCTACTAAATCAGGAGTTACCACCTGGAAATACTATTTCCAAGATTACTAAG TTACCTGCTTTACAAGATGATGGGCCAGCTAGTGATTTCTACGGGAAGTTTTCAAGCAATAGTCGGGGGGCACGAGGAGGTTTAAGGGACCGTAGAGGCAGAAATTCCCGGGGTTTGTCTAGTGGTCGATTCTCTGACAATGATGATGATAATTGGGGTAATGACTTTAGGCCGCGAGGTGGCCGAACAAGAAGAGGAGGAAGTGATTGGCTCATTGGTGGTGATAGGCGCACTAGCAGGCCTTCATCTGGAGGAAGCAGAGACAG ATTTGGTGGTGCATGTTTCAGTTGTGGACGCAGTGGTCACCGAGCATCTGAATGCCCTAACAAAAGGGACTATTAG